A single Oryctolagus cuniculus chromosome 18, mOryCun1.1, whole genome shotgun sequence DNA region contains:
- the CCNE1 gene encoding G1/S-specific cyclin-E1 isoform X1 has product MPRERKERDAKERGTMKDDGGSDFSVRSRKRKANVAVFLQDPDEEIAKIDRTVRGQCGSQPWDSDAVCADPCSSIPTPDKEEDEPVYANSTFDPHSLAPARASPLPVLNWANREEVWKIMLNKEKKYLRDQHFLQRHPLLQPKMRAILLDWLMEVCEVYKLHRETFYLAQDFFDRYMATQENIVKTLLQLIGISSLFIAAKLEEIYPPKLHQFAYVTDGACSGDEILTMELVIMKALKWHLSPLTIVSWLNVYMQVAYLNDVCEVLLPQYPQQIFTQIAELLDLCVLDVGCLEFSYGVLAASALYHFSSSELMQKVSGYQWCDIEKCVKWMVPFAMVIRETGSSKLKHFRGVPAEDAHNIQTHINSLDLLDKAQAKKAILSEQNRMSPLPTGVLTPPPSSKKQNSEQGTV; this is encoded by the exons ATGcccagggagaggaaagagag GGATGCGAAGGAACGGGGCACCATGAAAGACGACGGCGGCAGCGACTTCTCTGTCCGGTCCAGGAAAAGGAAGGCAAATGTGGCCGTT TTTTTGCAGGATCCAGATGAGGAAATTGCCAAGATTGACAGGACTGTGAGAGGCCAGTGCGGCAGTCAG CCGTGGGACAGCGATGCAGTATGTGCAGACCCCTGCTCCTCGATCCCCACACCCGACAAGGAAGAGGATGAGCCGGTCTACGCCAACTCCACGTTTGATCCTCATAGCTTGGCACCAGCCAGAGCTTCGCCGCTGCCTGTTCTGAA CTGGGCAAATAGAGAGGAGGTCTGGAAAATCATGTTAAACAAGGAAAAGAAGTACTTAAGGGATCAGCACTTTCTGCAGCGACACCCTCTTCTGCAGCCTAAAATGCGAGCGATTCTTCTGGACTGGCTAATGGAG GTGTGTGAAGTCTATAAGCTTCACAGGGAGACATTTTACTTGGCACAGGATTTCTTTGATCGGTACATGGCCACAcaagaaaatattgtaaaaacaCTTCTACAACTTATTGGGATCTCATCTTTATTTATTGCTGCCAAACTCGAG GAAATCTACCCTCCGAAGCTGCACCAGTTTGCTTATGTCACCGACGGGGCTTGTTCAGGGGACGAGATTCTTACCATGGAATTAGTGATTATGAAG GCCCTTAAGTGGCATTTAAGTCCCCTGACCATTGTGTCCTGGCTGAACGTCTACATGCAGGTTGCGTACCTGAATGATGTGTGTGAGGTGCTACTGCCACAGTATCCCCAGCAAATCTTCACACAGATTGCAGAG ctttTAGATCTCTGTGTCCTGGATGTCGGCTGCCTAGAATTTTCCTATGGTGTCCTCGCTGCCTCCGCCTTGTACCATTTCTCGTCATCCGAGTTGATGCAGAAGGTGTCAG GGTATCAGTGGTGTGACATCGAGAAGTGTGTCAAGTGGATGGTTCCATTTGCCATGGTTATAAGAGAGACAGGAAGCTCCAAACTGAAGCACTTCAGGGGGGTTCCCGCCGAAGACGCGCACAACATACAGACCCACATCAACAGCTTGGATTTGCTG